A single region of the Devosia sp. FJ2-5-3 genome encodes:
- a CDS encoding ABC transporter permease subunit (The N-terminal region of this protein, as described by TIGR01726, is a three transmembrane segment that identifies a subfamily of ABC transporter permease subunits, which specificities that include histidine, arginine, glutamine, glutamate, L-cystine (sic), the opines (in Agrobacterium) octopine and nopaline, etc.) produces MAVQDNLAAPPRTAFYNDPVIRGILYQVLVAAAVIVFFVWIIMNTAANLAAQNKSTGFDFLFQTSGFGISFSLIPFDRSSYYWEAFLVGLLNTLLVAAIGIVFATMLGFVLGVARLSSNWLIARFATVYIEIIRNVPLLLQLFFWYFAVLKAMPAVRESFELPLGVFVNQRGIVVPRPMPDAEITWVVVAAVLSIIAAIALVRWSVGVRAQTGHYPPFVKLGSRIAALVVTFLFGYLAFSLLGSVVPALGTNSLLPLVGAAALAALSLTTMGVYGRAFIGFAIAWAIGRFALGGMFGFMSELAIAAVSGLLALAYGWTLLGADRRPAARDSKFPLALPVLLIIAVPALIYWVTGASLAFEMPLLERFNFRGGLQLVPEMVALVMGLTIYTAAFIAENVRSGIQAVNKGQTEAAASLGLREGDRLRLVVIPQAMRVIIPPLTSQYLNLTKNSSLGAAIGYPELVNVFMGTTLNQTGKAIEVIAITMAVYLTLSLSTSAFMNWYNARVALVER; encoded by the coding sequence ATGGCCGTCCAAGACAATCTCGCGGCCCCGCCGCGAACTGCGTTCTACAACGATCCTGTCATTCGCGGCATTCTGTACCAGGTTCTGGTCGCCGCGGCCGTGATCGTTTTTTTCGTCTGGATCATCATGAACACCGCTGCCAATTTGGCAGCGCAAAACAAGTCGACCGGGTTCGACTTCCTGTTCCAGACATCGGGTTTCGGCATCAGCTTCTCGCTGATCCCGTTTGACCGATCATCCTATTACTGGGAAGCCTTCCTGGTTGGTCTGCTCAATACTCTATTGGTTGCGGCCATCGGTATCGTCTTCGCCACCATGCTGGGCTTTGTCCTGGGCGTGGCAAGACTGTCGTCGAACTGGCTGATCGCGCGTTTCGCCACCGTCTACATCGAGATCATCCGCAACGTGCCGCTGCTGCTGCAGCTGTTCTTCTGGTATTTCGCGGTGCTCAAGGCCATGCCGGCGGTGCGGGAATCCTTCGAGCTGCCTCTCGGCGTCTTCGTCAACCAGCGCGGCATCGTGGTTCCACGGCCCATGCCGGATGCAGAGATCACCTGGGTGGTCGTGGCGGCCGTGCTCTCTATTATCGCGGCAATTGCTCTTGTCCGGTGGTCAGTCGGTGTGCGCGCCCAGACCGGACACTATCCACCATTCGTCAAGCTGGGGTCGCGCATCGCCGCCCTCGTTGTCACGTTCCTCTTCGGGTATTTGGCGTTTTCGCTGCTCGGCAGCGTGGTTCCCGCGCTGGGAACGAATTCCCTGCTGCCATTGGTCGGCGCAGCAGCGCTCGCTGCGCTCAGCCTCACCACCATGGGTGTCTATGGGCGTGCGTTCATCGGCTTTGCCATTGCCTGGGCGATCGGGCGCTTTGCGCTCGGTGGCATGTTCGGCTTCATGTCCGAACTGGCCATCGCCGCGGTCTCGGGCCTCCTCGCCCTGGCCTATGGCTGGACCTTGCTTGGTGCGGACCGTCGGCCCGCAGCGCGGGACAGCAAATTCCCTCTCGCCCTGCCGGTGCTGCTCATCATCGCCGTGCCGGCCCTGATCTACTGGGTCACCGGGGCCTCGCTCGCCTTCGAAATGCCGCTGCTCGAGCGGTTCAATTTCCGGGGTGGGTTGCAGCTCGTCCCCGAAATGGTGGCCCTCGTCATGGGGCTCACCATCTACACGGCCGCCTTCATTGCCGAAAACGTGCGCAGCGGCATCCAGGCCGTCAACAAGGGCCAGACCGAGGCTGCGGCCTCGCTGGGCCTGCGCGAAGGCGATCGCCTACGCCTCGTGGTCATCCCACAGGCCATGCGGGTCATCATCCCGCCGCTCACCAGCCAGTATCTCAACTTGACCAAGAACTCCTCGCTCGGGGCGGCAATCGGCTATCCCGAACTGGTCAACGTCTTCATGGGCACCACGCTCAACCAGACAGGCAAAGCCATCGAGGTCATCGCCATCACCATGGCGGTCTACCTCACCCTGTCGTTGAGCACATCGGCCTTCATGAACTGGTACAATGCGCGCGTTGCGCTGGTCGAACGGTAG
- a CDS encoding amino acid ABC transporter substrate-binding protein has translation MQKKLATLAVSAAISLMAVAAHAATLEDVKAKGYVQCGVTGGVPGFSAPDANNNWSGLEVDFCRAVAAAIFDDADKVRYTPLTSQERFAALSAGEIDILSRTTTWTMSRDTDLGITFVGTMYYDGQGFMVREADGIASATDLSGAAICIESGTTTELNAADYFEANGMEYSPVVFTDQDEVVKAFEDGRCDVYTTDASALAAERSKFAVPDDYIILPEIISKEPLGPVVRQGDPVWFSIARWTYFALLEAEEQGVTQANVDEMLGSDNPSVKRLLGVEGDFGTPLGLTADWAYRIIKHIGNYGESYDRHVGPNTEIGLARGLNALWTDGGLQYAMPIR, from the coding sequence ATGCAGAAAAAGCTTGCAACACTCGCAGTATCCGCCGCGATCAGCCTTATGGCTGTCGCAGCTCATGCCGCGACGCTGGAAGACGTCAAGGCAAAGGGTTACGTGCAGTGCGGCGTGACCGGGGGTGTACCCGGTTTTTCCGCGCCGGATGCCAATAACAATTGGTCCGGCCTGGAAGTAGACTTCTGCCGCGCTGTCGCGGCAGCTATTTTCGATGACGCAGACAAGGTCCGCTACACGCCCCTGACGTCACAGGAGCGCTTCGCTGCACTGTCCGCAGGCGAAATCGACATTCTGTCGCGCACGACCACCTGGACCATGAGCCGCGATACCGACCTCGGCATCACCTTTGTCGGCACGATGTATTATGACGGCCAGGGCTTCATGGTTCGCGAAGCTGACGGTATCGCGTCGGCCACCGATCTTTCGGGCGCCGCCATCTGCATCGAATCCGGCACCACCACCGAACTGAACGCTGCCGACTATTTCGAAGCCAACGGCATGGAATACTCCCCGGTCGTGTTCACCGACCAGGACGAAGTCGTGAAGGCATTCGAAGACGGCCGTTGCGACGTCTACACCACCGACGCCTCCGCCCTTGCTGCCGAACGCTCCAAGTTCGCCGTGCCGGATGACTACATCATTCTGCCGGAAATCATTTCCAAGGAGCCGCTTGGCCCCGTCGTTCGCCAGGGCGATCCAGTCTGGTTCAGCATTGCACGCTGGACCTATTTCGCACTGCTCGAAGCTGAAGAGCAGGGCGTGACGCAGGCCAATGTCGACGAAATGCTCGGTTCGGACAATCCGTCGGTCAAGCGTCTGCTGGGTGTTGAAGGTGATTTCGGTACGCCGCTCGGCCTGACTGCAGACTGGGCTTACCGCATCATCAAGCACATCGGCAATTACGGCGAATCCTATGATCGCCATGTCGGCCCCAACACCGAGATTGGCCTGGCTCGCGGCCTGAACGCCCTGTGGACCGATGGCGGTCTGCAGTACGCAATGCCGATCCGCTAA